In a genomic window of Pseudoxanthomonas sp. Root65:
- a CDS encoding acyl-CoA dehydrogenase family protein, translated as MDFAFTEEQLMIQDVARRIAQEKIGPSAEHHDRTGEFPLDNIRLLGENGLMGIEVPAEYGGAGMDPIAYVLAMIEIAAADAAHSTIVSVNNSLFCNGILTFGSEDQKQTYVRAIAEGREIGAFALTEPQSGSDATAMRCRAVKQADGSFVINGKKSWITSGPVAKYIVLFAMSEPDKGARGITAFMIDTEKAGFHRGKTEPKLGIRASATCEIEFTDYVAAAEDVLGKEGEGFKIAMSVLDAGRIGIASQAIGIARAAYEATIAYVKERKAFGAPIGTFQMTQAKIADMKCKLDAATLLTLRAAWVKGQGQRFSNEAAIAKLTASEAAMWITHQALQIHGGMGYSKEMPIERYFRDAKITEIYEGTSEIQRLVIARNETGLR; from the coding sequence GTGGATTTCGCATTCACCGAAGAGCAGTTGATGATCCAGGACGTTGCGCGCCGGATCGCCCAGGAGAAGATCGGACCCAGTGCCGAGCATCACGACAGGACCGGTGAGTTTCCGCTGGACAACATCCGTCTGCTGGGCGAGAACGGGCTGATGGGCATCGAGGTGCCGGCCGAGTACGGCGGCGCTGGCATGGACCCGATCGCCTACGTGCTGGCGATGATCGAGATCGCCGCCGCCGATGCCGCGCACTCCACCATCGTGTCGGTCAACAACTCGCTGTTCTGCAACGGCATCCTGACGTTCGGCAGCGAAGACCAGAAGCAGACCTACGTACGCGCCATCGCCGAGGGACGCGAGATCGGCGCCTTCGCGCTGACCGAGCCGCAATCCGGCTCCGATGCCACCGCGATGCGCTGCCGCGCCGTGAAGCAGGCCGACGGCAGCTTCGTCATCAACGGCAAGAAGAGCTGGATCACCTCGGGCCCGGTGGCCAAATACATCGTGCTGTTCGCGATGAGCGAGCCGGACAAGGGCGCGCGCGGCATCACCGCCTTCATGATCGACACCGAAAAGGCCGGCTTCCATCGCGGCAAGACCGAGCCGAAGCTGGGCATCCGTGCCTCGGCCACCTGCGAGATCGAGTTCACCGACTACGTGGCCGCTGCGGAGGATGTGCTGGGCAAGGAAGGCGAAGGCTTCAAGATCGCCATGAGCGTGCTGGATGCCGGCCGCATCGGCATCGCCTCGCAGGCCATCGGTATTGCGCGCGCCGCCTACGAGGCGACGATCGCCTACGTGAAGGAGCGCAAGGCCTTCGGCGCGCCGATCGGCACGTTCCAGATGACCCAGGCCAAGATCGCCGACATGAAGTGCAAGCTGGACGCGGCCACGCTGCTGACCCTGCGCGCCGCATGGGTGAAGGGCCAGGGCCAGCGTTTCAGCAACGAAGCCGCCATCGCCAAGCTGACGGCATCGGAAGCGGCCATGTGGATCACCCACCAGGCGCTGCAGATCCACGGCGGCATGGGCTACTCGAAGGAAATGCCGATCGAGCGGTACTTCCGCGACGCCAAGATCACCGAGATCTACGAGGGCACCAGTGAGATCCAGCGACTGGTGATCGCGCGCAACGAGACCGGACTGCGCTGA
- a CDS encoding SlyX family protein, whose amino-acid sequence MQADLPLPSDALERRLVELETRLAFQEHSLNELSEALADARAENQRTALLLRHMVEELGKVRTSLFEDPANEPPPPHY is encoded by the coding sequence GTGCAGGCTGATCTGCCCTTGCCCAGCGACGCGCTGGAACGGCGTCTGGTCGAACTGGAGACCCGCCTGGCGTTCCAGGAGCACTCGCTCAACGAACTGAGCGAGGCCCTGGCAGATGCGCGTGCGGAGAACCAGCGCACGGCGCTGTTGCTGCGCCACATGGTGGAAGAACTGGGCAAGGTGCGTACGTCGCTGTTCGAAGATCCCGCCAACGAGCCACCCCCGCCGCATTATTGA
- a CDS encoding UDP-glucose/GDP-mannose dehydrogenase family protein, with the protein MRVAIFGTGYVGLVTGTCLAEVGHDVVCVDIDPIKVDGLNQGVVPIYEPGLSPMVKANHEAGRLRFTTDAVDAIAHGEVVFIAVGTPPDEDGSADLQYVLAVARTIGRNLQRPCTVVNKSTVPVGTADKVRASIEAELASRGVDVAFDVVSNPEFLKEGDAVNDCMRPDRIVIGASQPQAVEKLRRLYAPFNRNHERIVVMDVRSAELTKYAANAMLATKISFMNEIANIAERVGADVEHVRQGIGSDPRIGWHFIYPGAGYGGSCFPKDVQALARTAQQHGYAPELLQAVESVNERQKGHLFELIQRHYDRGEDEGVRGKTFAVWGLSFKPNTDDMREASSRRLLAELWEAGAQVRAYDPEAREEAARIFGERDDLLLCDDARDAIEGADALVVVTEWKQFRSPDFARLQETLGDAVIFDGRNLYDPAEVEAAGLAYYGIGRGRSLRAG; encoded by the coding sequence ATGCGCGTAGCGATTTTTGGTACCGGTTACGTCGGACTGGTAACCGGCACCTGCCTGGCCGAGGTCGGGCACGATGTCGTCTGCGTCGACATCGACCCGATCAAGGTCGACGGCCTCAACCAGGGCGTCGTGCCGATCTACGAGCCCGGCCTGTCGCCGATGGTCAAGGCGAACCACGAGGCCGGGCGGCTGCGCTTCACCACCGATGCGGTCGATGCCATCGCGCATGGCGAGGTGGTCTTCATCGCCGTCGGCACGCCGCCGGACGAAGACGGCAGCGCCGACCTGCAGTATGTGCTGGCGGTAGCGCGCACGATCGGCCGCAACCTGCAGCGCCCCTGCACGGTGGTCAACAAGTCCACCGTGCCGGTCGGCACCGCGGACAAGGTGCGTGCCAGCATCGAGGCGGAACTGGCCTCGCGCGGCGTCGATGTCGCGTTCGACGTGGTGTCCAATCCCGAATTCCTGAAGGAGGGCGACGCGGTCAACGACTGCATGCGCCCCGACCGCATCGTCATCGGCGCATCGCAGCCGCAGGCGGTGGAGAAACTGCGCCGGCTGTACGCGCCCTTCAACCGCAACCACGAACGCATCGTGGTGATGGACGTACGCTCGGCGGAGCTGACCAAGTACGCCGCCAACGCCATGTTGGCCACCAAGATCAGCTTCATGAACGAGATCGCGAACATCGCCGAGCGCGTGGGCGCGGATGTGGAGCATGTACGCCAGGGCATCGGCTCGGACCCGCGCATCGGCTGGCACTTCATCTATCCCGGTGCCGGTTACGGCGGTTCCTGCTTCCCGAAGGACGTGCAGGCCTTGGCCCGCACGGCGCAGCAGCACGGCTACGCGCCTGAGCTGCTGCAGGCGGTGGAGTCGGTCAACGAGCGCCAGAAAGGCCATCTGTTCGAGCTGATCCAGCGCCACTACGACCGCGGCGAAGACGAAGGCGTACGCGGCAAGACCTTCGCCGTCTGGGGGCTGTCGTTCAAGCCCAATACCGACGACATGCGCGAGGCCAGCAGCCGCCGCTTGCTCGCCGAACTGTGGGAAGCGGGCGCCCAGGTGCGCGCCTACGATCCCGAAGCGCGCGAGGAGGCCGCCCGCATCTTCGGCGAGCGCGATGACCTGCTGTTGTGCGACGACGCCCGCGACGCGATCGAAGGCGCGGATGCGCTGGTGGTGGTGACCGAGTGGAAGCAGTTCCGCAGCCCGGATTTCGCGCGCCTGCAGGAAACGCTCGGCGATGCCGTGATCTTCGACGGCCGCAACCTGTACGACCCGGCTGAGGTGGAAGCAGCGGGCCTGGCCTATTACGGCATCGGTCGCGGGAGATCGCTGCGTGCAGGCTGA
- a CDS encoding homocysteine S-methyltransferase family protein codes for MKSLPWLNPRRADLLAQALEHRILIIDGAMGTMIQRHGLQEADYRGQRFADGCDAQHPHTHTHGPGCDHDLKGNNDLLLLTKPEVIAEVHAAYLEAGADLIETNTFNATSISQADYHLEHLVYELNKAGAQVARQCCDAVEASTPDKPRFVIGVLGPTSRTASISPDVNDPGFRNTNFDELRATYREAIEGLIDGGADTLMVETIFDTLNAKAALYAIEEVFDARGGRLPVMISGTITDASGRTLSGQTAEAFYASVAHGRPLSIGLNCALGAKDLREHVETLATVAYAYVSAHPNAGLPNAFGEYDETPEEMAATLKEFAQSGLLNLVGGCCGTTPAHIKAIAEAVAGIPPRRLPADGLEQAA; via the coding sequence ATGAAGTCACTGCCCTGGCTGAACCCTCGGCGCGCCGACCTGCTCGCGCAAGCCCTGGAACACCGCATCCTGATCATCGACGGCGCGATGGGCACCATGATCCAGCGCCACGGCCTGCAGGAGGCCGACTACCGTGGGCAACGTTTCGCCGACGGCTGCGATGCCCAGCACCCGCATACGCATACGCACGGTCCCGGTTGCGACCATGACCTCAAGGGCAACAACGACCTGCTGCTGCTGACCAAGCCGGAGGTGATCGCCGAGGTGCACGCGGCGTATCTCGAAGCCGGCGCCGACCTGATCGAGACCAATACGTTCAATGCGACGTCGATCAGCCAGGCCGACTACCACCTCGAACACTTGGTCTACGAACTGAACAAGGCCGGTGCGCAGGTCGCGCGCCAGTGCTGCGATGCCGTCGAGGCGTCCACGCCCGACAAGCCCCGCTTCGTGATCGGCGTGCTGGGACCGACCAGCCGCACCGCATCCATCAGTCCCGACGTCAACGACCCGGGTTTCCGCAACACCAACTTCGACGAGCTACGCGCCACGTATCGCGAGGCCATCGAAGGCCTGATCGACGGCGGTGCCGACACGCTGATGGTGGAGACCATCTTCGACACGCTCAACGCCAAGGCGGCGCTGTATGCGATCGAGGAGGTGTTCGACGCGCGGGGTGGCCGGCTGCCGGTGATGATCTCCGGCACCATCACCGATGCCTCGGGCCGCACGCTGTCCGGGCAGACGGCGGAAGCCTTCTACGCCTCGGTAGCGCATGGCCGTCCACTTTCGATCGGCCTGAACTGCGCGCTGGGCGCCAAGGACCTGCGCGAACACGTCGAAACGCTGGCCACCGTGGCCTACGCCTACGTCAGCGCGCACCCCAACGCCGGGCTGCCCAATGCGTTCGGCGAGTACGACGAGACGCCCGAAGAAATGGCCGCCACGCTGAAGGAGTTCGCGCAGTCCGGCCTGCTCAATCTCGTGGGCGGATGCTGTGGCACGACGCCGGCGCACATCAAGGCCATCGCCGAGGCCGTGGCGGGAATCCCGCCGCGCCGCCTGCCTGCCGACGGCCTGGAACAGGCCGCATGA
- the metH gene encoding methionine synthase — translation MSPRIRHTRLSGLEPLVITPDLLFVNVGERTNVTGSAQFRKLIKEERYEEAVDVARQQVANGAQILDVNMDEGLIDSEKAMDRFLNLIASEPDIARIPVMVDSSKWSVIEAGLKCLQGKGVVNSISLKEGEAAFIEQARKVLRYGAAAVVMAFDETGQADTCARKVEICTRAYRILTEEVGFPPEDIIFDPNIFAVATGIEEHDNYAVDFIEATRIIKRTLPHCHVSGGVSNVSFSFRGNEPVRAAIHSVFLYHAIQAGMDMGIVNAGGLPVYDDLDAELRERVEDVILNRRKDSTERLLEIADRYKGRKGEAQVENLAWRDKPVRERLAHALVHGIDAFVDQDTEEARQQAVRPLDVIEGPLMDGMNVVGDLFGAGKMFLPQVVKSARVMKKAVAYLLPFIEEEKLRTGDVAKSNGKIIMATVKGDVHDIGKNIVGVVLACNNFDVVDLGVMVPTQKILDTARAENADLIGLSGLITPSLEEMTHVAREMQRQGFEMPLLIGGATTSRAHTALKIDPHYNAPTVWVKDASRAVGVAQSLISRDMRAAFVAANDADYAEIRERHRNRGDAKRLVSLEKARGQKFDGGWDHYTPPVPKQPGLHVFDDYPLAELIDFIDWTPFFQAWELAGKYPAILTDEVVGTQASELYRDARAMLDRIVSEKWLTAKAVFGLWPANSFGDDVEIQPLHPLAGEGWDGGHAAAQTPPPSFPASGAGGATRLHFLRQQVDKPADRPDFCLADFIAPRDFGKQDWIGMFAVTAGIGIDAHVARFEADHDDYNAILLKALADRLAEALAERLHQRVRKEFWGYVSDESLDNEALIAEKYVGIRPAPGYPACPEHSEKGTLFRLLDAGHNAGMSLTESFAMLPTAAVSGYYFSHPQSQYFVVGRVSKEQAADYAKRKGVELAQVERWLASNLDYDPE, via the coding sequence ATGAGCCCGCGCATCCGCCACACCCGCCTGTCCGGCCTGGAACCGCTGGTCATCACGCCGGACCTGCTGTTCGTCAATGTCGGCGAACGCACCAACGTCACCGGCAGTGCTCAGTTCCGCAAGCTGATCAAGGAAGAACGCTACGAGGAAGCGGTCGACGTCGCCCGCCAGCAGGTCGCCAACGGCGCGCAGATCCTCGACGTCAACATGGACGAGGGCCTGATCGATTCCGAGAAGGCGATGGACCGCTTCCTCAACCTGATCGCCTCCGAACCCGACATCGCCCGCATTCCGGTGATGGTCGATTCGTCGAAGTGGAGCGTGATCGAGGCCGGCCTGAAATGCCTGCAGGGCAAGGGCGTGGTCAACTCGATCTCGCTGAAGGAAGGCGAAGCCGCCTTCATCGAGCAGGCCCGCAAGGTGCTGCGCTACGGCGCCGCCGCCGTGGTCATGGCCTTCGACGAGACGGGCCAGGCCGACACCTGTGCGCGCAAGGTCGAGATCTGTACGCGTGCCTACCGCATCCTGACCGAAGAGGTCGGCTTCCCGCCGGAAGACATCATCTTCGATCCCAACATCTTCGCCGTGGCCACCGGCATCGAGGAGCACGACAACTACGCCGTCGACTTCATCGAAGCGACCCGCATCATCAAGCGGACCCTGCCCCACTGCCACGTGTCCGGCGGCGTATCGAACGTCTCGTTCTCGTTCCGCGGCAACGAGCCGGTGCGCGCGGCGATCCATTCCGTGTTCCTGTACCACGCCATCCAGGCCGGCATGGACATGGGCATCGTCAATGCCGGCGGCCTGCCGGTCTACGACGACCTGGACGCCGAACTCCGCGAGCGCGTGGAGGACGTGATCCTCAACCGGCGCAAGGATTCGACCGAGCGGCTGCTGGAGATCGCGGACCGCTACAAGGGCAGGAAGGGCGAGGCGCAGGTCGAGAATTTGGCCTGGCGCGACAAGCCGGTGCGGGAGCGCCTGGCGCATGCGCTGGTGCACGGCATCGACGCCTTCGTCGACCAGGACACCGAGGAAGCGCGGCAGCAGGCCGTGCGTCCCTTGGACGTGATCGAAGGGCCGCTGATGGATGGCATGAACGTCGTCGGCGACCTGTTCGGCGCTGGCAAGATGTTCCTGCCGCAGGTGGTCAAATCCGCCCGCGTGATGAAGAAGGCCGTGGCCTACCTGCTGCCGTTCATCGAGGAAGAGAAGCTGCGTACCGGCGATGTCGCCAAGTCGAACGGCAAGATCATCATGGCCACGGTCAAGGGCGACGTGCACGACATCGGCAAGAACATCGTCGGCGTGGTGCTGGCCTGCAACAACTTCGACGTGGTGGACCTGGGCGTGATGGTGCCCACGCAGAAGATCCTGGACACCGCCCGCGCCGAGAACGCCGACCTGATCGGCCTGTCCGGCCTGATCACGCCGTCGCTGGAGGAAATGACCCATGTCGCCCGCGAGATGCAGCGACAGGGGTTCGAGATGCCTTTGCTGATCGGTGGCGCAACGACCTCGCGTGCGCACACCGCGCTGAAGATCGATCCGCACTACAACGCGCCGACGGTCTGGGTGAAGGATGCGTCGCGTGCGGTCGGCGTGGCGCAATCGTTGATCTCGCGCGACATGCGCGCGGCCTTCGTCGCTGCCAACGACGCCGACTACGCCGAGATCCGCGAACGCCACCGCAACCGCGGCGACGCCAAGCGCCTGGTGTCCCTGGAGAAGGCGCGCGGGCAGAAATTCGACGGCGGTTGGGACCACTACACGCCACCGGTGCCGAAGCAGCCGGGCCTGCATGTCTTCGACGACTATCCGCTGGCGGAACTGATCGACTTCATCGACTGGACCCCGTTCTTCCAGGCCTGGGAACTCGCAGGCAAGTACCCTGCGATCCTGACCGACGAGGTGGTGGGCACGCAGGCCAGCGAGCTGTACCGCGACGCACGCGCGATGCTGGATCGCATCGTGTCGGAGAAGTGGCTGACGGCGAAGGCGGTGTTCGGCCTGTGGCCGGCGAACAGCTTCGGCGACGACGTCGAGATCCAGCCCCTTCACCCGCTTGCGGGGGAAGGCTGGGATGGGGGCCACGCGGCGGCTCAGACCCCACCTCCCTCCTTCCCCGCGAGCGGAGCAGGCGGCGCAACCCGCCTGCACTTCCTGCGCCAGCAGGTCGACAAGCCCGCCGACCGGCCGGATTTCTGCCTGGCCGACTTCATCGCGCCCAGGGACTTCGGCAAGCAGGACTGGATCGGCATGTTCGCGGTCACCGCCGGCATCGGCATCGACGCGCATGTGGCGCGCTTCGAGGCCGACCACGACGACTACAACGCCATCCTGCTCAAGGCGCTGGCCGACCGGCTGGCGGAGGCGCTGGCCGAACGCCTGCACCAGCGCGTGCGCAAGGAGTTCTGGGGTTACGTGTCCGACGAGTCGCTGGACAACGAGGCCTTGATTGCCGAGAAGTATGTCGGCATCCGACCTGCCCCGGGTTACCCGGCCTGCCCCGAGCACAGCGAGAAAGGCACGCTGTTCCGCCTGCTCGATGCCGGACACAACGCCGGCATGTCGCTGACGGAAAGTTTCGCGATGCTGCCGACCGCGGCGGTGTCCGGCTATTACTTCAGCCATCCGCAGAGCCAGTACTTCGTGGTCGGCCGCGTATCGAAGGAACAGGCGGCCGACTACGCCAAACGCAAGGGCGTGGAACTGGCCCAGGTCGAGCGCTGGCTGGCATCGAATCTGGACTACGACCCCGAATAA
- a CDS encoding MFS transporter has protein sequence MTPPGAADPHPYPAVRLSSFYFFYYAALGAFTPYWSLYLESRGLGVAAISVLMSLWYATRIVSPSLWTTLAARSGHPIRWLHLGCALALGCFALFLLPLEHAGLFAVMLGFCFAYNAVMPQFESITMSHLGARSDRYGLIRVWGSIGFIVVVASFGWLIDERRLGVGSLPWLMLPVFVGVLVSALANRYAHEPSLPAHAADDSFRARLRKPQVIAFFVAAFLTQISFGPFYTFFSIYLSEHGYPTATQGVLWTVGVLAEIGVFFLSSRIFRRWDASRVLLVALLSASLRWLVTALFPDSMPVMVIAQLTHALNFGAFFAAAMQLLVRFFPGRMNGHGQGVFYGLSSGVGGVCGALLAGQLWRIGGEAAFLCSSAIALIAAFIVWRWLVRDTSAD, from the coding sequence ATGACACCGCCTGGCGCCGCCGATCCGCATCCCTATCCTGCCGTCCGGCTGTCCAGCTTCTACTTCTTCTACTACGCCGCGCTGGGCGCGTTCACGCCGTACTGGAGCCTGTACCTGGAGTCGCGCGGGCTGGGTGTCGCAGCGATCAGCGTATTGATGAGCCTGTGGTATGCCACGCGCATCGTGTCGCCCAGCCTGTGGACCACGCTGGCCGCACGCTCCGGGCATCCGATCCGGTGGCTGCACCTGGGGTGTGCGCTGGCGCTGGGCTGCTTCGCGCTGTTCCTGCTGCCGCTGGAGCACGCGGGCCTGTTCGCGGTGATGCTGGGCTTCTGCTTCGCCTACAACGCGGTGATGCCGCAGTTCGAATCGATCACGATGTCGCACCTTGGTGCGCGCAGCGACCGCTACGGTCTTATCCGCGTCTGGGGATCGATCGGCTTCATCGTGGTGGTGGCGTCGTTCGGCTGGCTGATCGACGAGCGTCGCCTGGGCGTGGGGTCGCTGCCCTGGCTGATGCTGCCGGTCTTCGTCGGCGTGCTGGTGTCCGCGCTGGCCAACCGCTATGCGCACGAGCCCAGCCTGCCGGCGCACGCGGCGGACGACAGCTTTCGCGCGCGGTTGCGGAAACCGCAGGTGATCGCTTTCTTCGTCGCGGCCTTCCTGACCCAGATATCGTTCGGGCCGTTCTATACGTTCTTCTCGATCTACCTGTCCGAGCATGGCTACCCGACCGCGACGCAGGGCGTGCTGTGGACGGTCGGCGTACTGGCGGAGATCGGGGTGTTCTTCCTGTCCAGCCGCATCTTCCGGCGCTGGGATGCCAGCCGGGTGCTGCTGGTGGCGCTGCTCAGTGCCTCGCTGCGCTGGCTGGTTACCGCGCTGTTCCCCGACAGCATGCCCGTGATGGTGATCGCGCAGCTGACCCATGCGCTGAACTTCGGCGCCTTCTTCGCGGCGGCCATGCAGCTGCTGGTGCGTTTCTTCCCCGGCCGGATGAACGGCCACGGACAAGGCGTGTTTTATGGTCTGTCGTCCGGCGTCGGCGGGGTCTGTGGTGCCTTGCTGGCCGGTCAGCTGTGGCGTATCGGCGGCGAAGCCGCGTTCCTCTGCTCGTCGGCCATCGCGCTGATCGCCGCCTTCATCGTCTGGCGATGGTTGGTGCGGGACACGTCGGCCGACTAG
- a CDS encoding ArsR family transcriptional regulator produces MDLEAWSTRLKVFADATRVRLLALLAREELTVAELSAITQLAQPRVSTHLAKLKEAGLARDRRAGVSAYYRFDEDNLDSVQRELWRSLRDGSDDPLLRQDAERITAVLANRAADQNWADSVAGDMERHYSPGRTWEALARTALPLLETGDVLDIASGDGVLAELLSPHAKRYVCIDTSTRVVAAAGERLRRFPNVEVREGDMHALPFKDGSFDLVVLMHALTYASKPAQAVAEAARVLRKGGRLLLSSLGKHEHRSAVEAYGHVNLGFTEKELRRFAEKAGLDIANAETVTRERRPPHFEVISLTATKP; encoded by the coding sequence ATGGATCTGGAGGCCTGGTCTACCCGGCTCAAGGTGTTCGCCGACGCCACCCGCGTGCGCCTGCTGGCGCTGCTGGCGCGCGAGGAGCTCACCGTCGCCGAGCTGTCGGCGATTACCCAGCTGGCGCAGCCGCGCGTCTCCACCCATCTGGCCAAGCTCAAGGAGGCAGGCCTGGCCCGCGACCGCCGCGCAGGGGTGTCGGCGTACTACCGGTTCGACGAGGACAACCTGGACAGCGTGCAGCGCGAACTGTGGCGCAGCCTGCGCGACGGCAGCGACGATCCGCTGCTGCGGCAGGACGCCGAACGCATCACCGCGGTGCTGGCGAACCGTGCCGCCGACCAGAACTGGGCCGACAGCGTGGCAGGCGACATGGAACGCCACTACTCGCCCGGCCGCACCTGGGAAGCGCTGGCCCGTACCGCGCTGCCCCTGCTCGAGACCGGCGACGTGCTGGACATCGCCTCCGGCGACGGCGTGCTGGCCGAACTGCTCTCGCCGCATGCCAAGCGCTACGTCTGCATCGACACCAGCACGCGCGTGGTCGCCGCCGCCGGCGAGCGCCTGCGGCGTTTCCCCAACGTGGAAGTCCGAGAGGGCGACATGCACGCACTGCCCTTCAAGGACGGCAGCTTCGACCTGGTCGTACTGATGCACGCGCTGACCTATGCCAGCAAACCGGCACAGGCCGTCGCCGAAGCCGCACGCGTGCTGCGCAAGGGTGGTCGCCTGTTGCTGAGCAGCCTTGGCAAGCATGAGCACAGGTCAGCCGTCGAAGCCTACGGCCACGTCAACCTCGGCTTCACCGAGAAGGAACTTCGCAGGTTCGCCGAGAAGGCCGGGCTGGACATCGCCAACGCCGAGACCGTCACCCGCGAGCGCCGTCCTCCTCATTTCGAAGTCATTTCCCTCACCGCCACCAAGCCATGA
- a CDS encoding alpha/beta hydrolase: MPGLDGTGRLYAPLVTALADVADVDVLAYDSEQFKDYPELAEALAPRLPGRGHVVLVAESFAGPLAVLLAHRHPACVRGLVLAASFVHAPLPASRMGAQLLERLPAIAPPLPILERWLAGGELPPALRVEFLTAMRTVRHDVLRRRALAALRVDVRGELAALQIPVLHLQAGRDRLIGRHAGRQILRCARDARQATIDAPHFLFQMAPEAAAVGIRHFLNGIGQRTAG; encoded by the coding sequence TTGCCGGGCCTCGACGGTACCGGACGACTGTATGCGCCGCTGGTGACCGCGCTGGCGGATGTCGCCGACGTGGATGTGCTGGCGTACGACAGCGAGCAGTTCAAGGACTACCCGGAACTGGCGGAGGCGCTTGCACCGAGGTTGCCGGGTCGCGGGCATGTCGTGCTGGTGGCGGAGTCCTTCGCCGGGCCCTTGGCCGTGCTGTTGGCGCATCGTCACCCGGCATGTGTTCGCGGACTGGTGCTGGCGGCGAGTTTTGTCCATGCACCCCTGCCGGCGAGCAGGATGGGCGCGCAACTGCTGGAGCGGCTGCCGGCCATCGCGCCACCGCTTCCGATCCTCGAGCGATGGCTGGCCGGCGGTGAATTGCCGCCGGCACTGCGCGTGGAGTTCCTGACCGCCATGCGCACGGTGCGGCACGATGTCCTGCGTCGGCGTGCGCTTGCGGCGCTGCGTGTCGACGTCCGAGGCGAACTGGCCGCCTTGCAGATCCCCGTGCTTCATCTGCAGGCCGGGCGCGACCGCTTGATCGGACGCCATGCCGGGCGTCAGATCCTTCGTTGCGCGCGCGATGCGCGACAGGCGACGATCGATGCGCCGCATTTCCTGTTCCAGATGGCGCCAGAGGCGGCTGCTGTCGGCATCCGGCATTTCCTGAACGGGATCGGACAGCGCACGGCAGGCTAG
- a CDS encoding DUF2058 family protein produces MTDSLRDQLLGLGFKPAPKPERKPDRRPDPRRDTQRPAGKGGAHSKPGQGGKPRPPQGGAGKPKRSQEDIDLAKAYAIRAQREKDERIEAERVKQEEARVRREAKAKLEAFLKDKGLNDAEADIARHFPYGGKIKRIYVTAEQLKALNAGELGVVQQNGRYLLVTAAVLAEAEAIFAPAIALKVDPNASAEDDPYADPQYQVPDDLVW; encoded by the coding sequence ATGACCGATTCACTCCGCGACCAGTTGCTGGGCCTGGGTTTCAAGCCCGCGCCGAAGCCCGAGCGCAAACCCGACCGCCGGCCCGATCCGCGCCGCGACACCCAGAGGCCGGCCGGCAAGGGCGGCGCGCATTCCAAACCCGGCCAGGGCGGCAAGCCGCGTCCGCCGCAGGGTGGTGCGGGCAAGCCGAAACGCAGTCAGGAAGACATCGACCTGGCCAAGGCCTACGCCATCCGCGCCCAGCGCGAGAAGGACGAGCGCATCGAAGCCGAGCGCGTGAAGCAGGAAGAGGCGCGCGTGCGCCGCGAGGCCAAGGCCAAGCTGGAAGCCTTCCTCAAGGACAAGGGCCTCAACGATGCCGAGGCCGACATCGCGCGGCATTTCCCCTATGGCGGCAAGATCAAGCGCATCTACGTCACTGCCGAACAGCTGAAGGCGTTGAATGCCGGCGAGCTGGGCGTGGTGCAGCAGAACGGACGCTACCTGCTGGTCACGGCGGCCGTGCTGGCCGAGGCGGAAGCCATTTTCGCGCCCGCCATCGCGCTGAAGGTCGACCCGAACGCCTCGGCCGAAGACGATCCTTATGCCGATCCCCAGTACCAGGTGCCTGACGACCTGGTGTGGTGA